In Erigeron canadensis isolate Cc75 chromosome 6, C_canadensis_v1, whole genome shotgun sequence, the following are encoded in one genomic region:
- the LOC122605050 gene encoding LRR receptor kinase BAK1, with product MGVFVSVSSYLLLLCFVLVLTTTSLSSQTVNANGELRALMLIKASLDPENTHLGSWTVLANKCDGSFEGVGCNENGKVANISLQGKGLIGRLSPAFGELKELTGLYLHYNSLSGQIPREIGNLTMLTDLYLNVNNLSGNIPLELGNMENLQVLQLCYNQLSGSIPTQLGSLEKLNVLSLQFNHLSGALPASLGNLGVLTRLDLSFNYLFGSIPTRLADAPMLRVLDVRNNTLSGNVPLALKRLAGGFQYANNLGLCGVGFTTLKACSPLDLLDPNGVPTKNIPETANLKLNCSDSRCSNSSKTPQASIIVGVVIAVVGLSVIAFLAVSHYLNRVQKCSDKFDPINGPIDHLRSKEACRKNGSPLINLEYPNGWDPLAEGRRFGGVSQEIMRSFRFNLEEIESATQYFAPRNLLGKSVFSAIHKGMLRDGTVVAIKSIIKSSCKSEESEFLKGLNILTSLRHENLVKLRGFCCSKGRGECFLIYDFVPNGSLLRYLDMKGDGHILEWSTRSSIINGIAKGIEYLHGSKLNKPAMVHQNISVKNVLLDQRFKPLLSDSGLHQLLTEDSVFSSLKASAAMGYLAPEYATTGRFTQKSDIYAFGVLVFQIISGKRKFASAARFAAESCTFIDFIDPNLQGRFCEHEAAKFAKIALMCTHESPDQRPSIEEVVQELGNPLS from the exons atgggtgTTTTTGTTTCTGTTTCATCGTATCTCTTGTTGTTATGTTTTGTGTTAGTATTAACAACAACATCATTAAGCAGCCAAACAGTCAATGCAAATGGTGAGCTAAGAGCATTGATGTTGATCAAAGCAAGTTTAGACCCAGAAAACACTCATTTGGGGTCATGGACTGTATTGGCAAACAAATGTGATGGGTCATTTGAAGGTGTGGGTTGTAATGAAAATGGTAAAGTGGCTAATATCTCATTGCAAGGTAAAGGGCTAATTGGGAGACTATCCCCTGCTTTTGGTGAGTTGAAAGAGTTGACTGGTTTGTACTTGCATTATAACTCATTGTCTGGTCAAATTCCTAGAGAGATTGGCAACTTGACAATGCTTACTGATTTGTATCTTAATGTCAATAATCTTTCTGGAAATATTCCTCTTGAGCTTGGAAACATGGAGAATTTACAAG TATTGCAGCTCTGTTATAACCAGTTAAGTGGAAGCATACCAACTCAACTTGGATCACTTGAGAAGCTTAATGTTCTTTCTTTGCAATTCAATCACCTCAGTGGTGCGTTACCTGCAAGTTTGGGGAATTTGGGGGTGTTAACAAGGCTAGATTTAAGCTTCAACTACCTTTTTGGTTCGATCCCGACAAGATTGGCTGATGCTCCAATGCTCCGAGTTTTGGATGTGAGAAATAATACTCTATCCGGCAACGTACCTCTAG CTTTGAAGAGATTAGCTGGAGGATTCCAATATGCAAACAACCTGGGACTATGTGGAGTTGGATTCACAACCTTGAAAGCTTGCAGTCCCTTGGATCTGTTGGATCCAAACGGTGTACCAACAAAGAATATCCCAGAAACAGCTAACTTAAAGTTAAACTGTAGCGACTCAAGATgctcaaattcatcaaaaacccCACAAGCTTCCATTATTGTTGGAGTGGTGATAGCAGTTGTTGGATTATCAGTCATAGCTTTCTTAGCAGTTTCACATTATCTAAATAGAGTGCAAAAATGCAGTGATAAGTTTGACCCTATTAACGGACCCATTGATCATTTGAGGTCAAAGGAAGCATGCAGGAAAAACGGGTCACCTCTAATCAACCTCGAGTATCCCAATGGTTGGGACCCGTTAGCCGAGGGTCGACGATTTGGTGGTGTCTCTCAAGAAATAATGAGGAGTTTTAGGTTTAACTTGGAAGAAATAGAGTCAGCTACACAATACTTCGCTCCTAGAAACTTGTTAGGAAAGAGCGTCTTTTCTGCCATTCATAAAGGAATGTTAAGAGACGGAACTGTTGTTgctataaaaagtattataaagaGTAGCTGCAAGTCTGAGGAATCCGAGTTTTTGAAAGGTTTGAATATTTTGACGTCATTAAGACATGAGAACTTAGTGAAACTGCGAGGCTTTTGCTGTTCAAAAGGGCGTGGTGAGTGTTTTCTTATTTATGACTTTGTGCCTAATGGAAGCCTTTTACGGTATCTTGACATGAAGGGTGATGGTCACATTCTTGAATGGTCCACTCGGTCTTCCATCATCAATGGCATCGCCAAAG GTATAGAGTATTTACATGGGAGCAAGCTAAACAAACCAGCTATGGTCCATCAAAACATATCGGTCAAGAACGTGCTACTAGATCAGCGCTTCAAACCATTACTCTCTGATTCTGGCCTTCATCAGCTTTTGACAGAAGATTCAGTGTTTTCGTCACTCAAAGCCAGTGCTGCGATGGGATATCTAGCTCCCGAGTATGCTACCACGGGCCGGTTCACCCAAAAAAGTGATATTTATGCATTTGGGGTTCTTGTTTTCCAAATTATCTCTGGTAAACGGAAATTTGCCAGTGCAGCTCGCTTTGCTGCTGAATCATGCACTTTCATTGATTTTATTGACCCAAATCTCCAAGGAAGATTCTGTGAGCATGAAGCTGCTAAGTTTGCAAAAATTGCATTGATGTGCACCCACGAGTCTCCTGATCAGAGGCCGTCCATTGAAGAAGTTGTTCAAGAGCTTGGTAATCCATTAAGCTAA